A genomic region of Metopolophium dirhodum isolate CAU chromosome 1, ASM1992520v1, whole genome shotgun sequence contains the following coding sequences:
- the LOC132934716 gene encoding cathepsin B-like cysteine proteinase 4 gives MGGRMWISSSVILLIGVYATEQAYFLEEDFIESINEKAKTWKAGINFDPNTPKEYIVKLLGSKGVQVPHKLNLKMYKSDDEAYVNLFGRIPRKFDARKEWRRCVTIGQVRDQGNCGSCWAFATSSAFADRLCIASNHEFNELLSAEELTFCCHLCGFGCHGGYPIKAWSYFRRHGIVTGGDYQSEEGCAPYRVPPCITDEYGNNTCRGQPMERNHRCTRMCYGDQEINYDDDHRFTRDYYHLTYASIQKDVMTYGPIEASMDVYDDFPSYKSGVYEKSENATYLGGHAVKLIGWGDEFGVPYWLMVNSWNENWGDKGLFKIRRGTNECGVDNSTSAGIPVVY, from the exons ATGGGCGGTAGGATGTGGATTTCGTCGTCTGTGATTTTACTCATCGGCGTCTATGCGACGGAACAGGCGTATTTTCTGGAAGAAGATTTCATCGAAAGCATCAACGAAAAAGCAAAGACGTGGAAG GCCGGTATTAACTTCGATCCAAACACACCGAAGGAATACATCGTCAAACTTTTGGGATCGAAAGGAGTACAAGTCCCACACAAACTCAAccttaaaatgtacaaatcagATGACGAAGCTTACGTGAACCTGTTTGGCCGAATTCCGAGGAAGTTTGACGCGAGAAAAGAGTGGAGACGGTGTGTAACGATCGGGCAAGTCCGAGACCAAGGAAACTGTGGATCGTGTTGG GCGTTCGCTACGAGTTCAGCGTTTGCCGACCGGCTGTGTATAGCATCGAACCACGAATTCAACGAACTGTTATCCGCAGAGGAGTTAACTTTTTGCTGCCATCTGTGCGGTTTCGGGTGTCACGGAGGTTACCCGATTAAAGCTTGGAGTTATTTCAGGCGACACGGTATCGTGACAGGAGGAGATTATCAATCGGAAGAG GGTTGTGCGCCGTACCGAGTGCCGCCTTGCATTACTGACGAATATGGAAATAACACGTGCAGAGGTCAACCAATGGAGAGAAATCACAGATGCACGAGGATGTGTTACGGAGATCAAGAAATCAATTATGACGATGACCACAGATTCA CGAGAGACTATTACCACCTCACATATGCAAGTATCCAAAAAGACGTTATGACTTATGGACCGATCGAAGCGTCGATGGACGTGTACGACGACTTTCCCAGTTACAAGTCAG GTGTTTATGAAAAATCGGAAAATGCTACATACTTGGGAGGACATGCCGTGAAGTTGATCGGTTGGGGTGACGAATTCGGAGTCCCGTATTGGTTGATGGTCAACTCTTGGAACGAAAATTGGGGGGACAAGGGTCTTTTCAAAATTCGACGAGGGACGAACGAATGCGGAGTCGATAATTCGACGTCCGCTGGTATTCCAGTGGTTTACTAA
- the LOC132935511 gene encoding cathepsin B-like cysteine proteinase 4: MARVLMLLSVIFISVYVTEQAYFLQKDFIENINEQATTWKAGVNFDPNTPKEHFLKMLGSKGVQIPNKNNIHLYKTDDAAYDNLFGRIPRHFDARRKWRHCHTIGAVRDQGNCGSCWAVATSSAFADRLCVATDADFNELLSAEEITFCCHTCGFGCYGGHPIKAWERFKKHGLVTGGDYKSQEGCEPYRVPPCPYDDEGNNTCAGKPMESNHRCTRMCYGNQDLDFDEDHRYTRDYYYLTYGSIQKDVMTYGPIEASFDVYDDFPSYKSGVYVKSENASYLGGHAAKLIGWGEEYGVPYWLMVNSWNAQWGDNGLFKIQRGTNECGIDNSTTAGVPVTN; the protein is encoded by the exons ATGGCTAGGGTGTTGATGTTATTGTCTGTGATATTCATCAGCGTTTATGTGACGGAACAAGCATACTTTTTGCAGAAAGATTTCATTGAAAATATCAACGAACAAGCAACTACATGGAAG gCAGGTGTAAACTTCGACCCAAATACACCAAAGGAacatttcttaaaaatgttgGGATCAAAAGGAGTACAAAttccaaacaaaaataatattcatctgTACAAAACCGACGATGCCGCTTACGATAACCTATTCGGCCGAATTCCAAGGCACTTTGACGCTAGGAGAAAATGGAGACATTGTCACACGATCGGGGCAGTCCGTGACCAAGGAAATTGCGGATCGTGTTGg GCGGTGGCTACGAGCTCGGCTTTTGCTGACCGTTTATGTGTAGCTACAGATGCAGATTTCAATGAATTGTTGTCCGCCGAAGAAATCACTTTCTGTTGTCATACATGTGGTTTCGGATGTTATGGTGGTCATCCGATTAAAGCGTGGGAACGTTTTAAGAAACACGGTCTAGTAACCGGAGGAGACTACAAATCTCAAGAG GGTTGTGAACCATACAGAGTCCCGCCTTGCCCATATGACGATGAAGGAAATAATACATGTGCAGGTAAACCAATGGAATCGAATCACAGATGCACGAGGATGTGCTACGGAAATCAGGACCTCGATTTCGACGAAGATCACAGATACA CACGTGACTACTACTACCTAACGTACGGCAGCATCCAAAAGGACGTTATGACTTACGGACCAATCGAAGCATCGTTCGATGTGTACGACGATTTCCCCAGTTACAAGTCAG GTGTTTACGTGAAATCGGAAAATGCCTCATACTTGGGAGGACATGCCGCCAAATTGATCGGTTGGGGTGAAGAATACGGAGTTCCATACTGGCTGATGGTCAACTCGTGGAACGCACAGTGGGGCGACAACGGTCTTTTCAAAATTCAACGGGGCACAAACGAATGTGGTATCGATAATTCGACAACTGCTGGGGTACCAGTTACTAACTAA
- the LOC132935103 gene encoding cathepsin B-like cysteine proteinase 4 has product MARVLMLLSVIFVSVYLTEQAYFLQKDFIENINEQATTWKAGVNFDPNTPKEHFLKMLGSKGVQIPNKNNIHLYKTDDAAYDNLFGRIPRHFDARRKWRHCHTIGAVRDQGNCGSCWAVATSSAFADRLCVATDADFNELLSAEEITFCCHTCGFGCYGGHPIKAWERFKKHGLVTGGDYKSQEGCEPYRVPPCPYDDEGNNTCAGKPMESNHRCTRMCYGNQDLDFDEDHRYTRDYYYLTYGSIQKDVMTYGPIEASFDVYDDFPSYKSGVYVKSENASYLGGHAAKLIGWGEEYGVPYWLMVNSWNAQWGDNGLFKIQRGTNECGIDNSTTAGVPVTN; this is encoded by the exons ATGGCTAGGGTATTGATGTTATTGTCTGTGATATTCGTCAGCGTTTATTTGACGGAACAAGCATACTTTTTACAGAAAGATTTCATTGAAAATATCAATGAACAAGCGACTACATGGAAG gCAGGTGTAAACTTCGACCCAAATACACCAAAGGAacatttcttaaaaatgttgGGATCAAAAGGAGTACAAAttccaaacaaaaataatattcatctgTACAAAACCGACGATGCCGCTTACGATAACCTATTCGGCCGAATTCCAAGGCACTTTGACGCTAGGAGAAAATGGAGACATTGTCACACGATCGGGGCAGTCCGTGACCAAGGAAATTGCGGATCGTGTTGg GCGGTGGCTACGAGCTCGGCTTTTGCTGACCGTTTATGTGTAGCTACAGATGCAGATTTCAATGAATTGTTGTCCGCCGAAGAAATCACTTTCTGTTGTCATACATGTGGTTTCGGATGTTATGGTGGTCATCCGATTAAAGCGTGGGAACGTTTTAAGAAACACGGTCTAGTAACCGGAGGAGACTACAAATCTCAAGAG GGTTGTGAACCATACAGAGTCCCGCCTTGCCCATATGACGATGAAGGAAATAATACATGTGCAGGTAAACCAATGGAATCGAATCACAGATGCACGAGGATGTGCTACGGAAATCAGGACCTCGATTTCGACGAAGATCACAGATACA CACGTGACTACTACTACCTAACGTACGGCAGCATCCAAAAGGACGTTATGACTTACGGACCAATCGAAGCATCGTTCGATGTGTACGACGATTTCCCCAGTTACAAGTCAG GTGTTTACGTGAAATCGGAAAATGCCTCATACTTGGGAGGACATGCCGCCAAATTGATCGGTTGGGGTGAAGAATACGGAGTTCCATACTGGCTGATGGTCAACTCGTGGAACGCACAGTGGGGCGACAACGGTCTTTTCAAAATTCAACGGGGCACAAACGAATGTGGTATCGATAATTCGACAACTGCTGGGGTACCAGTTACTAACTAA